The following is a genomic window from Strongyloides ratti genome assembly S_ratti_ED321, chromosome : 1.
ATTTTATCTCATCATATTGTAGGTAGTCAATGAtttcttttgttataattaGACTGTCAAATTTTCCAATTTCACAATTTTTTACACTCAAAAGTAACCATACTAAGTCTTCTGAGAAACaatcataataaatattctttaaacTTTTAGGAAAAATGatagattttttattaattgaaaaactTCTTAAATTGTAGGTAGACATATGATCATTGTTAGCAATAAAAGTATGTGGTTTCAAAGTTGTACACTTTTCAAATAAATCTGCTCCACCTGTTTGTAAAGCATACCGACTAAACTTGACAATTTCAATACTtttgaaacattttaattttttaaaaaaatcaatatgatgagaaaataatttcataatatataaagttttcATCTTAGGAACATACTTTTCTAAAACTGTTTTAATAGTTTGTgaattaatttcattaaaaaaaaatgatttcgGTATATCAATTTCAATTTCCtgattacaaataaataatgtaaaacCTCCTTTTTCCTGCCATTTTGAGACAGGTGAATTTATAGCTTCATATCCCATAATTGGAATGTATGAATCTGGTCTATTACATAAAAGGTAATAAGTTTTGCATGTcaattcaatattttttctatcttTAATATTGGTTATACGTTCTATTATAAGATTCATAATATCCATATTATGTCCAACTATCTCAGCAGCTGTTAGcggtttttttttgtcacctcttgttatacttttatcacttaaaaataattcttacaaaatatttttatcaattatttaattgtaacTTACTTTCttccaattttttaattttttccgtcagtaaaattatagttttttGATTTTCAAGAATCAAAGAtttcatttcttttaattcatcagtcatatttatttaaaaattaaataaaaaaagtttttaacattcaaaagttaattttaatgaaagaGGTGTATATTTCACAAAAATTGTTTCTAATGACTTCGTACTTTGTATTTTAATACCTCAAACAATTGGAATTTTTGTATTGATAACATTATATAACTAGTATATGaatattacttaaaattgacttatttttgttaattaaagTAGAAACATTTATGTGgtatatttaatttctatAGATAAAATTCGGAACAAcaataagttaaaaaaaaaaatattttaagacacttattcaaattattggtaatttttacattaaaagcAAAGtcaattatatttgttaatatatcaaaatacaGATATATCATaatagattttaaaaaatcgtTGGTTTACTTATCAAACgatgttttataataattttttctatgaTTAAATTCCATTTTCTCTATagcaatatatatattaataatgggtttttttattcatagtAGATATATTTTAGTGGTAAAACTTTTATCTACAACACTATTTACTAACATTTActtatatataactttagaaaaattcaaacttaaaattttatcatcatgaaaataatttttatattgggCCTAAAAATgtgttttaaaaacaatttttttttctaattttcaaataaaagtGTATCCGTATgatagtttttaaaaaaaaattattaagtatattaactaataataagaaattaaaacttcaaaaattatattaaattaaaatcagAAGCGATTGtaggaaatattttttgaaaaaaaaactaactTCTTTAAcacaacaaaaatattaaaaattaagaaaacgATAAAACATAGTCTTGTCTTCATTAGTTGTTATAACGtgtgatataataaaaagtattatttataaaggTTTCAAGTACATACTCATAACTAAACAAATAAGCTTTTCTGAGCATGAAACTTGGTGTGCTAGgcttcttttattttttaagacATAGTTTACGTTGAaacctttttttaatttctaacAGTTTCTGAGATCTGAAATGTGTTATTTTTGCGCGCTTAactttttcttatcatttttttacatcTTAAGAATGGTTATacatatacaaaaaatttaaaagtggACACTATTTAGaaatctttaaaaagttGATTGCAAAAAActactttttaataactttattttgaaacgagatataataaaaggtggaatttttttctaaatattcattgttctcGACTGAAATTTATCGTATGACTAAAAGATTAGTTTCGTTcgatttcttttaaaaattagtaaCTAATTCCAAAGTAATGTATTTGAACATAACGAAATAGAACTTTAGaacatatcatttttttgttttttaattttaataaaataccaACGTTTATCTTAACCGTAATAATCTTAAacccttttttttttacataaaacaGTTTATGAAATAATATCTAACCTATATTCTTATCATTAGTAGTTGATGATAACCAAagaataaaaagttattgatAATGtcactttaaatatttgtgactatattatttttttttctatgaaatcaaataagaaaaatgttAACAAAACAACTTggaatttattttattatatgttattACATGGAACACTTGGAAATAttggaaatattttaaattttgtttctaTTACCTTTGAagttgatataaaaaattttgtaactACAACTAATGGAACATATAATAAGACATCTATTAAAGAAGATGTTGATAGTTATGTATTTTCTACTTTTTCCTTATCATCAATTTTGGgacaattatttatttgcCTATTGTATGGAAAACTTGTCAATAGATATGGATCATCTTTTTTATGGATAAATATAAGACTATACACAGTTATAGTTGCATgtatattaatgataataccaaaatattataacataacatcattttttttagtttcaCAATTTCTCTTTGGTataagttgtttttttattcttcCACAATTAGTTTTTCTTGCGGAATGCCCATCTTTTTATGGAGGAGCAAGTGTTATTCTTAACACAAATACAGCTTACAtgtttataaatgttatcGTTACAACGTTAATCTCAAAGTcaagtttaataaattatcacaattggcattatatttttattattggaATTTTCATAtctataatttatttgttattaacACATGAAGTAAAAGAAACACCAAAATATCTTTACTTTGTTGATTCCAATttggaaaaaataaatgaaagtttacttttttatcGACATAAAGATACAAATATTGATAAAGTAATTAATAGGTATGATAAAGAAATTGATATGTAcaagaaaaaagtttttatgtCAATTagtaaagtttttaatacaaaaagtttaagaaaaagaatttttcttttatttcttgTTGAAATTTCTCAAATAATATCTGTCTATACAATTATAAGTCCATACTtagaaaaaatgttaaattatttaaattttccaCTGTTATACACATCATCTATAATCTTTGGTCTTCAGCTAGGTGGTTTAGCTGCATCAATGATCTCTGCAGTAGTTTCAGAATTATtttcaagaaaaaaattacttatagcatttattatattttctagtatatcatttaaatttatgtttGTTGGTTTAATATATCAAGAAATTAACAct
Proteins encoded in this region:
- a CDS encoding Major facilitator superfamily domain, general substrate transporter-containing protein, with the protein product MLLHGTLGNIGNILNFVSITFEVDIKNFVTTTNGTYNKTSIKEDVDSYVFSTFSLSSILGQLFICLLYGKLVNRYGSSFLWINIRLYTVIVAFSQFLFGISCFFILPQLVFLAECPSFYGGASVILNTNTAYMFINVIVTTLISKSSLINYHNWHYIFIIGIFISIIYLLLTHEVKETPKYLYFVDSNLEKINESLLFYRHKDTNIDKVINRYDKEIDMYKKKVFMSISKVFNTKSLRKRIFLLFLVEISQIISVYTIISPYLEKMLNYLNFPLLYTSSIIFGLQLGGLAASMISAVVSELFSRKKLLIAFIIFSSISFKFMFVGLIYQEINTVNIISQILCVFSIYLSAIISNIGHMCFTPILINDMIPIHAKFSTIQIMTIFSSMIQIFLIIFFVPLYNVLGSVTFLNYNIFPTIAMFLIIKYLPNTKNKQVYEIFNDYEQL